The Streptomyces pactum genome contains a region encoding:
- a CDS encoding NAD(P)/FAD-dependent oxidoreductase, with translation MSPRGGVRAPGRDRRARAVTPRAGRERVTGDPPSVAVIGGGIAGLAAATVLAERGVRVVLHEREPMLGGRVAGWPVGLPDGTSATMSRGFHAFFRQYYNLRSLLRRSDPGLGMLTGLPDYPLRHRDGLRDGFRRVPRTPPLSALGFVALSPSFGLRDLLAMRPAAALPLLDVRTRRVHEQLDDVSAQDFLDTLRFPAAARHLAFEVFSRSFFADPRELSAAEMALMFHVYFLGSSEGLLFDVPREPFPQALWDPLTERLARLGTEVRTSTPVEAVRPGPSGGHLVVDADGARPYDAVVLALDTGGLKAVVSRSPHLGDAGWRERVTRLRTAPPFLVSRLWLDRPVASGRPGFLGTGGYGSLDNVSVLSHWEGEAARWAARTGGAVVELHAYALPSTAVREVEEKRLVDQLHQVYPETGEARVIAARHEWRADCPLFTVGGYRERPTVRTPDPAVVVAGDLVRTDLPVALMERAATSGFLAANALLERWGVRGETLWTVPDQGRSALLRAVARRFGGR, from the coding sequence GTGAGCCCGCGGGGCGGGGTGCGGGCTCCGGGGCGCGACCGGCGGGCGCGGGCCGTCACTCCGCGGGCGGGGCGGGAGCGGGTGACCGGTGATCCGCCGTCCGTGGCGGTGATCGGCGGCGGCATCGCGGGGCTGGCGGCGGCGACCGTCCTGGCCGAGCGGGGGGTACGCGTGGTGCTCCACGAGCGCGAGCCCATGCTCGGCGGCCGGGTCGCCGGCTGGCCGGTCGGCCTGCCCGACGGCACGTCCGCCACGATGAGCCGGGGCTTCCACGCCTTCTTCCGGCAGTACTACAACCTCCGGAGTCTGCTGCGCCGTTCCGACCCCGGGCTGGGCATGCTCACGGGTCTGCCGGACTACCCGCTGCGGCACCGCGACGGGCTGCGCGACGGCTTCCGCCGGGTACCGCGCACACCTCCGCTCAGCGCCCTCGGCTTCGTCGCCCTGAGCCCCAGTTTCGGTCTGCGGGACCTGCTGGCCATGCGGCCCGCCGCGGCCCTGCCGCTGCTCGACGTCCGTACCCGCCGCGTCCACGAACAACTGGACGACGTCAGCGCCCAGGACTTCCTCGACACCCTGCGCTTTCCCGCCGCGGCGCGGCATCTGGCCTTCGAGGTGTTCTCCCGCAGCTTCTTCGCCGACCCGCGGGAACTGTCGGCCGCGGAGATGGCGCTGATGTTCCACGTCTACTTCCTCGGTTCCAGCGAGGGACTGCTGTTCGACGTCCCCCGCGAGCCCTTTCCGCAGGCGCTGTGGGACCCGCTCACGGAGCGGCTGGCACGGCTCGGAACCGAGGTGCGGACGAGTACGCCCGTCGAGGCCGTCCGGCCCGGTCCGTCCGGCGGCCACCTCGTGGTCGACGCCGACGGTGCCCGGCCGTACGACGCCGTCGTGCTCGCCCTGGACACCGGCGGCCTGAAGGCAGTGGTCAGCCGCTCACCGCACCTGGGTGACGCCGGGTGGCGCGAGCGGGTGACACGGCTGCGGACCGCTCCGCCGTTCCTGGTCTCCCGGCTGTGGCTGGACCGTCCCGTCGCCTCCGGCCGGCCCGGTTTCCTCGGCACCGGCGGCTACGGCTCGCTGGACAACGTCAGCGTGCTGTCCCACTGGGAGGGCGAGGCGGCGCGGTGGGCGGCGCGCACCGGAGGGGCGGTCGTCGAACTCCACGCCTACGCCCTGCCGTCGACGGCCGTCCGGGAGGTCGAGGAGAAGCGCCTCGTCGACCAACTGCACCAGGTGTACCCGGAGACGGGCGAGGCCCGCGTCATCGCCGCGCGGCACGAGTGGCGGGCGGACTGCCCGCTGTTCACCGTCGGCGGCTACCGCGAGCGCCCGACGGTCCGCACCCCCGACCCGGCCGTCGTGGTCGCCGGGGACCTGGTCCGTACGGATCTGCCCGTGGCCCTGATGGAACGCGCCGCGACCTCCGGGTTCCTCGCGGCCAACGCCCTGCTGGAACGGTGGGGCGTGCGGGGCGAGACGCTGTGGACGGTGCCGGACCAGGGCCGGTCGGCACTGCTGCGTGCCGTGGCACGACGGTTCGGGGGGCGCTGA
- a CDS encoding lycopene cyclase family protein yields MVEADIVVVGAGAAGLSLAHRLPAEVPRGAAPSVVLIDPPPGPLRAPRRTWCFWESGPGRFDAATTASWEWLRVRSRDGAAVLRHIAPARYKMIRSDDFEALVDRDLKDRPGLRRLAATVGTVTPLPDGTACVPATDATGARVDLRARWVFDSRPPDRPPPARTRLLQHFRGWFVRTERPVFDPEVVDLMDFRTGQPERGLSFGYVLPTGRHTALVEYTEFGPTPLTSAAYDGALDDYTRRVLRTGATEVLSTEQGVIPMTDAVFERRAEGSGAVFRIGMAGGATRASTGYTFAAVQRQSEAVARAVRAGRRPVPPPPHPARARLMDAVLLRALDTGRVDGPDLFFRLFDRVPAGRLLRFLDGRSPLYEDLAVGVRTPVLPMLRTAAELPWLPRRHISAR; encoded by the coding sequence GTGGTCGAGGCCGACATCGTCGTCGTCGGTGCCGGGGCGGCAGGTCTGTCCCTGGCGCACCGGCTCCCGGCGGAGGTGCCGCGCGGCGCGGCGCCCTCCGTCGTACTGATCGATCCGCCGCCCGGTCCGCTGCGGGCACCGCGGCGCACCTGGTGTTTCTGGGAGTCGGGCCCCGGCCGCTTCGACGCTGCGACGACGGCGTCGTGGGAGTGGCTGCGGGTGCGGAGCCGGGACGGTGCGGCCGTCCTGCGGCACATCGCGCCCGCCCGCTACAAGATGATCCGCTCGGACGACTTCGAGGCGCTGGTGGACCGCGATCTGAAGGACCGGCCCGGACTGCGGCGTCTGGCGGCCACCGTCGGCACGGTGACCCCCCTGCCGGACGGAACCGCGTGCGTGCCGGCCACGGACGCGACGGGGGCCCGCGTCGACCTGCGCGCCCGCTGGGTCTTCGACTCCCGCCCGCCGGACCGCCCGCCGCCGGCCCGCACCCGCCTCCTCCAGCACTTCCGCGGCTGGTTCGTCCGCACCGAGCGGCCGGTCTTCGACCCGGAGGTGGTCGACCTGATGGACTTCCGCACCGGGCAGCCGGAGCGCGGCCTGTCCTTCGGCTACGTGCTCCCGACCGGGCGGCACACCGCGCTGGTCGAGTACACCGAGTTCGGCCCCACGCCGCTGACCTCCGCCGCGTACGACGGCGCCCTGGACGACTACACGCGCCGCGTGCTGCGCACCGGTGCCACGGAGGTCCTCTCGACGGAGCAGGGGGTGATCCCGATGACCGACGCCGTGTTCGAACGGCGGGCCGAGGGCTCCGGTGCCGTCTTCCGGATCGGGATGGCGGGCGGGGCGACGCGCGCCTCCACCGGCTACACGTTCGCCGCCGTGCAGCGGCAGTCCGAGGCCGTCGCCCGCGCCGTCCGCGCGGGACGCCGCCCGGTGCCGCCGCCCCCGCACCCGGCGCGGGCCCGGCTGATGGACGCGGTGCTGCTGCGCGCGCTGGACACCGGCCGGGTGGACGGCCCCGACCTCTTCTTCCGGCTGTTCGACCGCGTACCCGCCGGGCGGCTGCTGCGCTTCCTCGACGGGCGGTCCCCACTGTACGAGGACCTCGCGGTCGGGGTGCGCACCCCCGTCCTTCCGATGCTGCGCACGGCGGCCGAACTGCCGTGGCTGCCGCGCCGCCACATCTCCGCCCGCTGA
- the crtI gene encoding phytoene desaturase family protein: MTRTVTGRTDHVVVVGAGLAGLSAALHLLGSGRRVTVVERDPLPGGRAGRRELGGYRLDTGPTVLTMPHLADEAFAAVGDRLADRVELLPLHPAYRACFADGGTLDVHTGAEAMEAEVERFAGAREAAGYRRLRAWLRQLYAVQMRRFIDTNFDSPLGLLTPDLARLAALGGFGRLDARIGRFLTDERLKRVFSFQALYAGVAPARALAAYAVIAYMDTVAGVYFPRGGMHALPRAMADAAADAGADLRLGRDVTRLERRGNRVTAVVTAHERIPCDAVVLTPDLPVVHRLLGRRPRRPVGLRHAPSAVVLHAGTTRTWPHLAHHTLSFGSAWHRTFDELTRTGDLMTDPSLLITRPTAGDPALAPEGRHLHYVLAPCPNTDVGPGARDWADLAPRYRDRLLTTLDRRGLTGIAAAIEEECLVTPADWTAQGHAAGTPFSVAHTFAQTGPFRPRNLVRGTDNAVLAGCGTTPGVGVPTVLISGKLAAARIAGPTARRTATRGGRR, encoded by the coding sequence ATGACGCGCACGGTGACCGGTCGCACCGACCACGTCGTGGTCGTCGGGGCGGGACTCGCGGGCCTGTCGGCCGCCCTGCACCTGCTGGGCTCCGGACGGCGGGTGACGGTGGTGGAACGCGACCCGCTGCCCGGCGGCCGTGCCGGACGGCGCGAGCTGGGCGGCTACCGCCTCGACACGGGACCGACCGTACTGACGATGCCCCATCTGGCCGACGAGGCGTTCGCCGCCGTCGGCGACCGGCTGGCCGACCGCGTCGAACTCCTGCCCCTGCACCCCGCCTACCGGGCCTGCTTCGCCGACGGCGGCACGCTCGACGTCCACACCGGGGCGGAGGCGATGGAGGCGGAGGTGGAACGGTTCGCCGGGGCCCGGGAAGCGGCCGGGTACCGGCGGCTGCGCGCCTGGCTGAGGCAGTTGTACGCCGTGCAGATGCGCCGGTTCATCGACACCAACTTCGACTCGCCGCTCGGCCTTCTCACCCCCGATCTGGCCCGGCTCGCCGCCCTCGGCGGCTTCGGCCGGCTGGACGCACGCATCGGGCGGTTCCTGACGGACGAGCGGCTCAAGCGCGTCTTCTCCTTCCAGGCCCTGTACGCCGGTGTGGCACCGGCCCGGGCGCTGGCCGCCTACGCCGTCATCGCCTACATGGACACCGTGGCCGGCGTGTACTTCCCGCGCGGCGGCATGCACGCCCTGCCCCGTGCCATGGCGGACGCCGCCGCCGACGCCGGAGCCGACCTGCGCCTCGGCCGGGACGTCACCCGGCTGGAACGTCGCGGCAACCGCGTCACGGCGGTCGTCACCGCTCACGAACGCATCCCCTGCGATGCCGTCGTCCTCACCCCCGACCTGCCCGTCGTCCACCGGCTGCTGGGCCGCCGTCCGCGCCGTCCGGTCGGGCTGCGGCACGCGCCCTCCGCCGTCGTCCTGCACGCGGGCACCACTCGTACCTGGCCCCACCTGGCACACCACACGCTCTCCTTCGGGTCCGCGTGGCACCGGACCTTCGACGAACTGACCAGGACGGGCGACCTGATGACCGACCCGTCCCTGCTGATCACCCGGCCCACCGCCGGTGACCCCGCCCTGGCGCCCGAGGGACGGCACCTCCACTACGTCCTCGCCCCCTGCCCCAACACCGACGTCGGCCCCGGCGCCCGGGACTGGGCCGACCTCGCCCCGCGCTACCGCGACCGCCTGCTCACCACCCTGGATCGCCGGGGACTGACCGGCATCGCCGCCGCCATCGAGGAGGAGTGCCTGGTGACACCCGCCGACTGGACCGCACAGGGGCACGCCGCGGGCACACCGTTCTCCGTCGCCCACACCTTCGCCCAGACGGGACCCTTCCGCCCCCGCAACCTGGTGCGCGGCACGGACAACGCGGTCCTCGCGGGCTGCGGGACCACCCCGGGAGTGGGCGTGCCGACCGTGCTGATCTCCGGGAAGCTGGCCGCCGCCCGCATCGCCGGACCGACGGCACGCCGTACGGCGACGAGGGGCGGGCGCCGATGA
- a CDS encoding phytoene/squalene synthase family protein, with translation MTRRELDAAGVTDPALRAAYTRCRHLNARHGRTYFLATRLLPADRRPAVHALYGFARWADDIVDDMGAEATTAERAATLTRLEEQLRQALTGARPAGEPVVAALADTAARYAIDPAHFTDFMASMRSDLTVTDYATYDDLRAYMHGSAAVIGLQMLPVLGTVTARTEAAPHAAALGVAFQLTNFLRDVGEDLDRGRIYLPADLLAAHGVHRDLLLWSRRTGRPDPRVTAALRAAEGLTRAVYREAAPGLAMLDPVARPCIRTAYVLYRGILDAIADDGYAVLHRRAVVPRRRRAAVAADGLVRVLAARLGARAASAHRMPPVPCRNDAHSAKEAG, from the coding sequence ATGACCCGGCGCGAACTGGACGCCGCGGGCGTCACCGACCCGGCCCTGCGCGCCGCCTACACCCGGTGCCGGCACCTCAACGCCCGCCACGGCCGCACCTACTTCCTGGCCACCCGCCTCCTGCCCGCCGACCGCAGACCGGCCGTGCACGCCCTGTACGGGTTCGCGCGGTGGGCGGACGACATCGTCGACGACATGGGTGCCGAGGCGACGACCGCCGAACGCGCGGCCACCCTCACCCGGCTCGAGGAGCAGTTGCGGCAGGCGCTGACCGGGGCCCGGCCGGCCGGCGAACCCGTGGTGGCCGCCCTCGCCGACACCGCCGCCCGGTACGCCATCGACCCGGCGCACTTCACCGACTTCATGGCCTCCATGCGCAGCGACCTCACGGTCACCGACTACGCCACCTACGACGACCTGCGCGCCTACATGCACGGCTCGGCCGCCGTCATCGGCCTGCAGATGCTGCCGGTGCTCGGCACCGTGACCGCCCGCACCGAGGCCGCGCCGCACGCCGCCGCGCTGGGCGTCGCCTTCCAGCTCACCAACTTCCTGCGGGACGTCGGCGAGGACCTCGACCGGGGCCGGATCTACCTCCCGGCGGACCTGCTCGCCGCGCACGGCGTCCACCGGGACCTGCTGCTGTGGAGCAGGCGCACCGGCCGCCCAGACCCCCGCGTCACCGCCGCGCTGCGGGCCGCCGAGGGCCTCACCCGCGCCGTCTACCGCGAGGCCGCCCCGGGACTCGCCATGCTGGACCCGGTCGCGCGCCCCTGCATCCGTACCGCCTACGTCCTCTACCGCGGCATCCTCGACGCCATCGCCGACGACGGATACGCGGTACTGCACCGGCGCGCGGTGGTGCCCCGCCGCCGACGCGCGGCCGTCGCCGCCGACGGACTCGTACGGGTGCTGGCCGCCCGGCTGGGAGCCCGTGCCGCCTCCGCACACCGGATGCCGCCGGTGCCGTGCCGGAACGACGCCCACTCCGCGAAGGAGGCCGGATGA